A portion of the Musa acuminata AAA Group cultivar baxijiao chromosome BXJ1-1, Cavendish_Baxijiao_AAA, whole genome shotgun sequence genome contains these proteins:
- the LOC103998312 gene encoding ubiquitin receptor RAD23b isoform X1: MKLTVKTLKGTQFEIQVQPNDTIMAVKKNIEHVQGKDNYPWGQQLLIHNGKVLKDETTLEDNKVNENGFLVVMLSKSKAAGVGGASSAQPSATSTVQHPAAEQTPPSVPPQAPPQTQALESSTTGPGGPQGPNAQVSADAYGQAASSSVEESKLEQMVSQLMEMGGGNWDRETVLLALRAAYNNPERAVEYLYSGIPATAEIAVPASPFSSSQASPQGASAPDVSASGPLFGVPNSSPLDMFPQGNTDLGVGAGGGYLDFLRNNQQFLALRAMVQANPQILQPMLQELSKQNPQLLRLIQEHHAEFLQLINEPVDEGLEGDLFDQPEEDEMQHTVNVTPEEQEAIGRLEAMGFDRARVLEAFLACDRNEQLAANYLLEHAGDED; this comes from the exons ATGAAGCTGACGGTGAAGACGCTCAAGGGCACCCAATTCGAAATCCAGGTTCAGCCCAACGACACG ATTATGGCCGTGAAGAAAAATATCGAGCATGTACAAGGAAAAGACAATTATCCATGGGGGCAACAATTGCTGATTCACAATGGAAAAGTTTTGAAAGATGAAACTACACTGGAAGATAACAAAGTTAATGAAAATGGTTTTCTAGTTGTCATGCTTAGTAAG AGTAAAGCTGCAGGTGTTGGTGGAGCATCATCTGCCCAG CCCTCAGCAACTTCTACAGTCCAGCATCCCGCTGCTGAACAGACTCCACCATCAGTTCCACCACAAGCTCCGCCACAAACTCA GGCCCTAGAGAGTTCCACAACTGGGCCTGGTGGACCCCAAGGACCAAATGCACA GGTATCTGCTGATGCCTATGGTCAAGCTGCATCCAGTTCAGttgaagagagtaaacttgagcAGATGGTTAGTCAATTGATGGAGATGGGTGGTGGTAACTGGGATAGAGAAACAGTTCTGCTTGCCCTTCGTGCTGCTTACAATAACCCGGAGCGTGCTGTGGAGTACCTATATTCT GGTATTCCAGCAACAGCAGAAATTGCAGTTCCAGCTTCTCCTTTCTCTTCATCTCAGGCATCTCCCCAAGGAGCCAGTGCACCTGATGTATCTGCTTCAGGTCCTCTCTTTGGGGTACCAAACTCGTCTCCCTTGGATATGTTCCCACAG GGCAATACTGATCTTGGAGTGGGTGCTGGAGGTGGATATCTTGACTTCCTCAGAAATAACCAACAG TTCTTAGCCTTGCGAGCTATGGTTCAAGCAAATCCGCAAATTTTGCAG CCAATGCTTCAGGAACTCAGCAAGCAAAACCCTCAGCTATTAAGATTAATACAGGAGCATCATGCCGAGTTTCTTCAGTTAATAAATGAACCTGTTGATGAAGGTCTTGAAGG GGATCTTTTTGATCAGCCTGAGGAAGACGAGATGCAACATACAGTAAATGTGACGCCTGAAGAGCAGGAGGCAATCGGACGA CTTGAAGCAATGGGTTTTGACCGAGCTAGAGTTCTCGAAGCATTCCTAGCGTGTGACAGGAATGAGCAGTTGGCAGCAAACTATTTATTGGAGCATGCAGGTGATGAAGATTGA
- the LOC103998312 gene encoding ubiquitin receptor RAD23b isoform X2: protein MKLTVKTLKGTQFEIQVQPNDTIMAVKKNIEHVQGKDNYPWGQQLLIHNGKVLKDETTLEDNKVNENGFLVVMLSKSKAAGVGGASSAQPSATSTVQHPAAEQTPPSVPPQAPPQTQALESSTTGPGGPQGPNAQVSADAYGQAASSSVEESKLEQMVSQLMEMGGGNWDRETVLLALRAAYNNPERAVEYLYSGIPATAEIAVPASPFSSSQASPQGASAPDVSASGPLFGGNTDLGVGAGGGYLDFLRNNQQFLALRAMVQANPQILQPMLQELSKQNPQLLRLIQEHHAEFLQLINEPVDEGLEGDLFDQPEEDEMQHTVNVTPEEQEAIGRLEAMGFDRARVLEAFLACDRNEQLAANYLLEHAGDED from the exons ATGAAGCTGACGGTGAAGACGCTCAAGGGCACCCAATTCGAAATCCAGGTTCAGCCCAACGACACG ATTATGGCCGTGAAGAAAAATATCGAGCATGTACAAGGAAAAGACAATTATCCATGGGGGCAACAATTGCTGATTCACAATGGAAAAGTTTTGAAAGATGAAACTACACTGGAAGATAACAAAGTTAATGAAAATGGTTTTCTAGTTGTCATGCTTAGTAAG AGTAAAGCTGCAGGTGTTGGTGGAGCATCATCTGCCCAG CCCTCAGCAACTTCTACAGTCCAGCATCCCGCTGCTGAACAGACTCCACCATCAGTTCCACCACAAGCTCCGCCACAAACTCA GGCCCTAGAGAGTTCCACAACTGGGCCTGGTGGACCCCAAGGACCAAATGCACA GGTATCTGCTGATGCCTATGGTCAAGCTGCATCCAGTTCAGttgaagagagtaaacttgagcAGATGGTTAGTCAATTGATGGAGATGGGTGGTGGTAACTGGGATAGAGAAACAGTTCTGCTTGCCCTTCGTGCTGCTTACAATAACCCGGAGCGTGCTGTGGAGTACCTATATTCT GGTATTCCAGCAACAGCAGAAATTGCAGTTCCAGCTTCTCCTTTCTCTTCATCTCAGGCATCTCCCCAAGGAGCCAGTGCACCTGATGTATCTGCTTCAGGTCCTCTCTTTGGG GGCAATACTGATCTTGGAGTGGGTGCTGGAGGTGGATATCTTGACTTCCTCAGAAATAACCAACAG TTCTTAGCCTTGCGAGCTATGGTTCAAGCAAATCCGCAAATTTTGCAG CCAATGCTTCAGGAACTCAGCAAGCAAAACCCTCAGCTATTAAGATTAATACAGGAGCATCATGCCGAGTTTCTTCAGTTAATAAATGAACCTGTTGATGAAGGTCTTGAAGG GGATCTTTTTGATCAGCCTGAGGAAGACGAGATGCAACATACAGTAAATGTGACGCCTGAAGAGCAGGAGGCAATCGGACGA CTTGAAGCAATGGGTTTTGACCGAGCTAGAGTTCTCGAAGCATTCCTAGCGTGTGACAGGAATGAGCAGTTGGCAGCAAACTATTTATTGGAGCATGCAGGTGATGAAGATTGA
- the LOC135676057 gene encoding APO protein 4, mitochondrial-like, which produces MAFWRPVQHYLQGDLYCSLMHLRQYGSKVDWNKLRPMILKRIRNRAKDYPVMRMIPIAQDVLKSREMLAEGISTLLKFIPVKSCKFCPEVFVGETGHQIKTCYGFKHIIKDRPHHWTEGKLNDILTPVESFHLQDMHQSIIKHDQRFDFHRVPAIVELCYQAGVEISDEVLYNCSPESPRSQGNTVKADVSLDEDIKLVAQVTLDAWETLRLGVQKLLLVYPVKVCKYCSEVHVGPSGHKARLCGVFKFERWKGSHMWKKAEVDDLVPPKMVWHRRPHDPPVLVDSGRGFYGHAPAVVELCMQAGARVPMKYFCMMKVHGLTAT; this is translated from the exons ATGGCTTTCTGGAGGCCAGTTCAGCATTATCTCCAGGGAGACTTATATTGCTCCCTCATGCATTTGAGGCAGTATGGTTCAAAAGTTGATTGGAATAAGCTTCGGCCAATGATTTTGAAAAGAATAAGAAACAGAGCAAAAGATTATCCTGTCATGAGAATGATTCCTATAGCACAAGATGTTCTAAAATCGAGAGAAATGTTGGCAGAAGGCATCTCTACTCTCCTCAAGTTTATCCCGGTTAAGTCATGCAA GTTTTGTCCTGAAGTATTTGTTGGTGAGACAGGGCATCAGATTAAAACCTGTTATGGCTTTAAGCATATTATTAAGGACCGGCCACACCATTGGACTGAAGGAAAATTGAATGATATCCTCACTCCAGTTGAGTCCTTTCATCTCCAAGATATGCATCAAAGCATCATAAAGCATGACCAGAGATTTGACTTCCATCGTGTTCCAGCTATTGTTGAATTATGCTATCAAGCTGGAGTTGAAATTTCAGATGAAGTTTTGTATAATTGCAGTCCAGAATCCCCTCGTAGCCAAGGAAACACAGTAAAGGCTGATGTTTCGTTGGACGAAGACATCAAGTTAGTTGCTCAGGTCACCTTGGATGCCTGGGAGACGCTCAGGCTGGGAGTACAGAAGCTATTGCTAGTCTATCCAGTGAAGGTCTGCAAGTATTGTTCAGAAGTCCACGTTGGGCCATCAGGGCACAAGGCGCGACTCTGTGGGGTTTTTAAATTTGAAAGATGGAAGGGATCCCACATGTGGAAGAAAGCGGAGGTGGATGACTTGGTACCACCAAAGATGGTGTGGCATCGGCGGCCTCACGATCCACCTGTGCTTGTGGATAGCGGGCGGGGTTTTTATGGGCATGCACCAGCTGTCGTCGAGCTCTGCATGCAAGCTGGTGCCAGAGTGCCGATGAAGTACTTCTGTATGATGAAGGTCCATGGGCTCACGGCCACTTGA
- the LOC135676050 gene encoding protein EXPORTIN 1A-like isoform X2 has protein sequence MAERLRDLSKPIDVPLLDATVAAFYGTGSKEERSAADQILRELQNNPDTWLQVVHILQNSQSLNTKFFALQVLESVIKYKWNALPVEQRDGIKNYISDVIVQLSSSEVSFRKERLYVNKLNVILVQVLKHEWPTRWQSFIPDLVSAAKSSETICENCMAILKLLSEEVFDFSRGEMTQQKIKELKQSLNSEFQLIHELCLYVLSASQRTELIRATLATLHAFLSWIPLGYIFESPLLEILLKFFPIASYRNLTLQCLTEVAALQFGDFYDMRYVKMYTIFMIQLQTVIPPGTNISEAYTNGSSEEQAFIQNLALFFTSFYKSHIRVLESPENRAALLMGLEYLIGISYVDDTEVFKVCLDYWNLLVLELFEAHHNLDNPAVAAGLMGLQRRQLYSGPLSKLRTLMICRMAKPEEVLIVEDENGNIVRETMKDNDVLVQYKIMRETLIYLSHLDHEDTEQQMLKKLSRQLSGEEWSWNNLNTLCWAIGSISGSMMEEQENRFLVMVIRDLLNLCEITKGKDNKAVIASNIMYVVGQYPRFLRAHWKFLKTVVNKLFEFMHETHPGVQDMACDTFLKIVQKCKRKFVITQVGENEPFVSELLSSLPSTVSDLQPHQIHSFYESVGHMIQAEPDPSKRDEYLRRLMDLPNQKWAEIIGQASLSVDVLKDQDVIRAVLNILQTNTSAASSLGTYFFPQISLIFLDMLTVYRMYSELISSSIAEGGPFASKTSFVKLLRSVKRETLKLIETFVDKAEDQPHIGRQFVPPMMDPVLGDYARNLPDARESEVLSLFATIINKYRGVMMEYVPRIFEAVFQCTLEMITKNFEDYPEHRLKFFSLLRAIGTHCFQALIQLSSQQLKLVMDSIIWAFRHTERNIAETGLSLLLELLKNFQVSEFCNQFYRTYYLTIEQEIFAVLTDTFHKPGFKLHVIVLQHLFCLVDSGALTEPLWDASTVPYPYANNTVFVRDYTIKLLGSSFPNMTTPEITQFVGGLFESRNDLPTFKNHIRDFLVQSKEFSAQDNKDLYAEEAAAQRERERQRMLSIPGLIAPNELQDEMVDS, from the exons CGTGATGGAATAAAGAATTATATATCTGATGTGATTGTACAG CTTTCTAGTAGTGAAGTTTCCTTTCGGAAGGAGCGGCTGTATGTCAATAAGCTTAATGTCATATTGGTGCAG GTCTTAAAGCATGAGTGGCCAACCAGATGGCAGAGCTTCATTCCTGATCTTGTTTCAGCTGCAAAGAGTAGTGAAACAATCTGTGAAAATTGCATGGCTATACTAAAG CTTTTAAGTGAAGAAGTTTTTGATTTCTCAAGAGGAGAGATGACTCAGCAAAAGATAAAGGAACTTAAGCAGTCTTTGAATAG TGAATTTCAACTCATCCACGAGTTATGCTTATACGTACTGTCAGCATCACAACGAACAGAGCTTATCCGGGCTACCTTGGCAACCCTTCATGCTTTTTTATCATGGATTCCTCTTGGTTATATATTTGAATCTCCACTG CTGGAGATACTCTTGAAATTCTTTCCTATCGCATCATACCGGAACCTTACACTTCAGTGTTTGACAGAG GTTGCGGCGCTTCAGTTTGGTGACTTCTATGACATGCGGTATGTGAAGATGTATACAATCTTTATGATACAATTGCAG ACTGTCATCCCACCTGGTACAAATATCTCTGAAGCTTATACAAATGGTTCCAGTGAAGAACAG gcTTTCATCCAGAACCTTGCATTGTTTTTTACTTCGTTTTACAAG TCTCACATACGAGTACTGGAATCTCCTGAAAATAGAGCTGCCTTATTGATGGGCCTTGAGTATCTTATTGGTATCTCATACGTCGATGACACTGAGGTTTTCAAG GTTTGCTTGGATTATTGGAATTTACTGGTTCTAGAACTGTTTGAAGCGCATCACAACTTGGACAACCCTGCTGTTGCTGCAGGCTTGATGGGTCTTCAG AGGCGGCAGCTTTATTCAGGTCCATTATCAAAGTTAAGAACGCTCATGATTTGTCGTATGGCTAAACCAGAAGAGGTTTTGATTGTTGAGGATGAAAATGGAAATATTGTTCGTGAAACTATGAAAGACAATGATGTGCTTGTTCAATATAAG ATCATGAGGGAAACACTTATATACTTGTCACACCTTGATCATGAGGACACAGAACAACAG ATGTTGAAGAAGTTGAGTAGGCAATTGAGTGGGGAAGAGTGGTCTTGGAACAACTTAAACACATTGTGCTGGGCTATTGGATCAATATCGGGTTCAATGATGGAGGAGCAG GAAAATAGATTTTTAGTAATGGTCATTCGTGATTTGCTGAATCTTTGTGAAATTACGAAAGGAAAAGATAACAAAGCTGTGATCGCTAGCAATATCAT GTATGTTGTAGGACAGTATCCGAGGTTTCTCCGAGCCCATTGGAAATTTCTTAAAACAGTTGTGAATAAGTTGTTTGAGTTTATGCATGAAACTCATCCAGGAGTTCAG GACATGGCTTGTGATACTTTTCTGAAAATTGTCCAGAAATGTAAGCGTAAGTTTGTGATCACCCAG GTAGGAGAGAATGAGCCATTTGTTTCTGAACTTCTGTCGAGTCTACCAAGTACTGTTTCAGATCTTCAGCCTCACCAGATTCACTCATTTTATGAATCC GTTGGCCATATGATTCAAGCAGAACCTGATCCTTCTAAGAGGGATGAATATTTGAGAAGGTTAATGGATCTTCCAAATCAG AAATGGGCTGAAATCATTGGACAAGCAAGTCTTAGTGTTGATGTCCTGAAAGATCAAGATGTCATAAGAGCAGTTCTTAATATATTGCAG ACAAACACAAGTGCTGCTAGTTCTCTTGGGACATATTTCTTTCCACAAATATCTCTGATATTCTTGGACATGCTTACTGTATACAG AATGTACAGTGAGTTAATATCTAGTAGTATAGCTGAAGGAGGGCCCTTTGCCTCAAAAACATCTTTTGTGAAGCTTTTGCG ATCTGTGAAACGGGAGACACTCAAGCTAATCGAGACATTTGTAGACAAGGCTGAAGATCAGCCACATATCGGAAGGCAGTTTGTGCCACCAATGATGGATCCTGTCCTTGGTGACTATGCTAGAAACCTGCCAGATGCCAGGGAATCTGAAGTTTTGTCACTCTTTGCAACAATTATAAACAA ATATAGAGGTGTCATGATGGAGTATGTACCTCGCATATTTGAAGCTGTTTTTCAGTGCACGCTTGAG ATGATCACCAAGAATTTTGAGGATTACCCAGAACATCGCCTTAAGTTTTTCTCTTTACTGCGTGCAATTGGTACTCACTGTTTTCAAGCTTTAATTCAACTCTCAAGTCAG CAATTGAAACTTGTGATGGATTCAATCATCTGGGCTTTTCGGCATACTGAAAGGAATATTGCTGAGACTGGACTTAGTCTTTTGTTAGAGTTGCTGAAGAACTTCCAG GTTTCGGAGTTCTGTAACCAATTCTATAGAACATACTATTTGACAATCGAGCAAGAAATTTTTGCTGTCCTGACAGATACATTCCACAAGCCTGGCTTTAAGTTGCATGTTATAGTGCTTCAGCATTTGTTTTGTTTG GTTGATTCTGGTGCATTAACAGAGCCCCTATGGGATGCTTCTACAGTTCCATATCCATATGCAAATAATACAGTATTTGTTCGTGATTACACCATAAAACTACTAGGATCATCTTTTCCAAATATGACGACACCAGAG ataACTCAATTTGTTGGTGGATTATTTGAGTCAAGAAATGATCTTCCAACCTTCAAGAACCATATACGAGATTTTCTTGTGCAATCAAAAGAGTTCTCTGCTCAG GACAACAAGGATCTTTACGCCGAGGAGGCTGCAGCGCAAAGAGAACGTGAACGCCAGAGAATGTTGTCGATCCCCGGGCTAATTGCCCCAAACGAGCTACAGGATGAGATGGTGGATTCATAG
- the LOC135676050 gene encoding protein EXPORTIN 1A-like isoform X1 yields the protein MAERLRDLSKPIDVPLLDATVAAFYGTGSKEERSAADQILRELQNNPDTWLQVVHILQNSQSLNTKFFALQVLESVIKYKWNALPVEQRDGIKNYISDVIVQLSSSEVSFRKERLYVNKLNVILVQVLKHEWPTRWQSFIPDLVSAAKSSETICENCMAILKLLSEEVFDFSRGEMTQQKIKELKQSLNSEFQLIHELCLYVLSASQRTELIRATLATLHAFLSWIPLGYIFESPLLEILLKFFPIASYRNLTLQCLTEVAALQFGDFYDMRYVKMYTIFMIQLQTVIPPGTNISEAYTNGSSEEQAFIQNLALFFTSFYKSHIRVLESPENRAALLMGLEYLIGISYVDDTEVFKVCLDYWNLLVLELFEAHHNLDNPAVAAGLMGLQATLIPEMVDGLGSLLLQRRQLYSGPLSKLRTLMICRMAKPEEVLIVEDENGNIVRETMKDNDVLVQYKIMRETLIYLSHLDHEDTEQQMLKKLSRQLSGEEWSWNNLNTLCWAIGSISGSMMEEQENRFLVMVIRDLLNLCEITKGKDNKAVIASNIMYVVGQYPRFLRAHWKFLKTVVNKLFEFMHETHPGVQDMACDTFLKIVQKCKRKFVITQVGENEPFVSELLSSLPSTVSDLQPHQIHSFYESVGHMIQAEPDPSKRDEYLRRLMDLPNQKWAEIIGQASLSVDVLKDQDVIRAVLNILQTNTSAASSLGTYFFPQISLIFLDMLTVYRMYSELISSSIAEGGPFASKTSFVKLLRSVKRETLKLIETFVDKAEDQPHIGRQFVPPMMDPVLGDYARNLPDARESEVLSLFATIINKYRGVMMEYVPRIFEAVFQCTLEMITKNFEDYPEHRLKFFSLLRAIGTHCFQALIQLSSQQLKLVMDSIIWAFRHTERNIAETGLSLLLELLKNFQVSEFCNQFYRTYYLTIEQEIFAVLTDTFHKPGFKLHVIVLQHLFCLVDSGALTEPLWDASTVPYPYANNTVFVRDYTIKLLGSSFPNMTTPEITQFVGGLFESRNDLPTFKNHIRDFLVQSKEFSAQDNKDLYAEEAAAQRERERQRMLSIPGLIAPNELQDEMVDS from the exons CGTGATGGAATAAAGAATTATATATCTGATGTGATTGTACAG CTTTCTAGTAGTGAAGTTTCCTTTCGGAAGGAGCGGCTGTATGTCAATAAGCTTAATGTCATATTGGTGCAG GTCTTAAAGCATGAGTGGCCAACCAGATGGCAGAGCTTCATTCCTGATCTTGTTTCAGCTGCAAAGAGTAGTGAAACAATCTGTGAAAATTGCATGGCTATACTAAAG CTTTTAAGTGAAGAAGTTTTTGATTTCTCAAGAGGAGAGATGACTCAGCAAAAGATAAAGGAACTTAAGCAGTCTTTGAATAG TGAATTTCAACTCATCCACGAGTTATGCTTATACGTACTGTCAGCATCACAACGAACAGAGCTTATCCGGGCTACCTTGGCAACCCTTCATGCTTTTTTATCATGGATTCCTCTTGGTTATATATTTGAATCTCCACTG CTGGAGATACTCTTGAAATTCTTTCCTATCGCATCATACCGGAACCTTACACTTCAGTGTTTGACAGAG GTTGCGGCGCTTCAGTTTGGTGACTTCTATGACATGCGGTATGTGAAGATGTATACAATCTTTATGATACAATTGCAG ACTGTCATCCCACCTGGTACAAATATCTCTGAAGCTTATACAAATGGTTCCAGTGAAGAACAG gcTTTCATCCAGAACCTTGCATTGTTTTTTACTTCGTTTTACAAG TCTCACATACGAGTACTGGAATCTCCTGAAAATAGAGCTGCCTTATTGATGGGCCTTGAGTATCTTATTGGTATCTCATACGTCGATGACACTGAGGTTTTCAAG GTTTGCTTGGATTATTGGAATTTACTGGTTCTAGAACTGTTTGAAGCGCATCACAACTTGGACAACCCTGCTGTTGCTGCAGGCTTGATGGGTCTTCAG GCTACACTGATACCAGAGATGGTTGATGGCCTTGGTTCACTGCTTCTGCAGAGGCGGCAGCTTTATTCAGGTCCATTATCAAAGTTAAGAACGCTCATGATTTGTCGTATGGCTAAACCAGAAGAGGTTTTGATTGTTGAGGATGAAAATGGAAATATTGTTCGTGAAACTATGAAAGACAATGATGTGCTTGTTCAATATAAG ATCATGAGGGAAACACTTATATACTTGTCACACCTTGATCATGAGGACACAGAACAACAG ATGTTGAAGAAGTTGAGTAGGCAATTGAGTGGGGAAGAGTGGTCTTGGAACAACTTAAACACATTGTGCTGGGCTATTGGATCAATATCGGGTTCAATGATGGAGGAGCAG GAAAATAGATTTTTAGTAATGGTCATTCGTGATTTGCTGAATCTTTGTGAAATTACGAAAGGAAAAGATAACAAAGCTGTGATCGCTAGCAATATCAT GTATGTTGTAGGACAGTATCCGAGGTTTCTCCGAGCCCATTGGAAATTTCTTAAAACAGTTGTGAATAAGTTGTTTGAGTTTATGCATGAAACTCATCCAGGAGTTCAG GACATGGCTTGTGATACTTTTCTGAAAATTGTCCAGAAATGTAAGCGTAAGTTTGTGATCACCCAG GTAGGAGAGAATGAGCCATTTGTTTCTGAACTTCTGTCGAGTCTACCAAGTACTGTTTCAGATCTTCAGCCTCACCAGATTCACTCATTTTATGAATCC GTTGGCCATATGATTCAAGCAGAACCTGATCCTTCTAAGAGGGATGAATATTTGAGAAGGTTAATGGATCTTCCAAATCAG AAATGGGCTGAAATCATTGGACAAGCAAGTCTTAGTGTTGATGTCCTGAAAGATCAAGATGTCATAAGAGCAGTTCTTAATATATTGCAG ACAAACACAAGTGCTGCTAGTTCTCTTGGGACATATTTCTTTCCACAAATATCTCTGATATTCTTGGACATGCTTACTGTATACAG AATGTACAGTGAGTTAATATCTAGTAGTATAGCTGAAGGAGGGCCCTTTGCCTCAAAAACATCTTTTGTGAAGCTTTTGCG ATCTGTGAAACGGGAGACACTCAAGCTAATCGAGACATTTGTAGACAAGGCTGAAGATCAGCCACATATCGGAAGGCAGTTTGTGCCACCAATGATGGATCCTGTCCTTGGTGACTATGCTAGAAACCTGCCAGATGCCAGGGAATCTGAAGTTTTGTCACTCTTTGCAACAATTATAAACAA ATATAGAGGTGTCATGATGGAGTATGTACCTCGCATATTTGAAGCTGTTTTTCAGTGCACGCTTGAG ATGATCACCAAGAATTTTGAGGATTACCCAGAACATCGCCTTAAGTTTTTCTCTTTACTGCGTGCAATTGGTACTCACTGTTTTCAAGCTTTAATTCAACTCTCAAGTCAG CAATTGAAACTTGTGATGGATTCAATCATCTGGGCTTTTCGGCATACTGAAAGGAATATTGCTGAGACTGGACTTAGTCTTTTGTTAGAGTTGCTGAAGAACTTCCAG GTTTCGGAGTTCTGTAACCAATTCTATAGAACATACTATTTGACAATCGAGCAAGAAATTTTTGCTGTCCTGACAGATACATTCCACAAGCCTGGCTTTAAGTTGCATGTTATAGTGCTTCAGCATTTGTTTTGTTTG GTTGATTCTGGTGCATTAACAGAGCCCCTATGGGATGCTTCTACAGTTCCATATCCATATGCAAATAATACAGTATTTGTTCGTGATTACACCATAAAACTACTAGGATCATCTTTTCCAAATATGACGACACCAGAG ataACTCAATTTGTTGGTGGATTATTTGAGTCAAGAAATGATCTTCCAACCTTCAAGAACCATATACGAGATTTTCTTGTGCAATCAAAAGAGTTCTCTGCTCAG GACAACAAGGATCTTTACGCCGAGGAGGCTGCAGCGCAAAGAGAACGTGAACGCCAGAGAATGTTGTCGATCCCCGGGCTAATTGCCCCAAACGAGCTACAGGATGAGATGGTGGATTCATAG